The proteins below come from a single Candidatus Eisenbacteria bacterium genomic window:
- a CDS encoding S9 family peptidase has product MIQGTHEERRTFWQARRPGELCIPHFHRPHDLIALFFAPIFLLLVLVVPMKGGALPPPGIPDPEGLTNPSLLTPYHLICMDRVGSPSVDLGGTRVLYPVTRYHPEESARKTQIWLLDLETGTTRQMTFGSSATSPCWSSEGDTFYFLRDSQVWRLSLQGGEAEPVTSIPGGIDGFLLNPSTDHPQRWSIAFSRRVDPLCPPCDWGCSHESVTKWEARPGLVSEQFPLRHWSSWRDSLRSHVFIGDPTTDHWTDLTPGFPDCPPIALAEGLSYSVSPDGEWMVVIRNMDGHEALSTNNDLFLLNLRKAERLARRRQSTWDAADLLTRGLSEGGGNDDHPTFSPGGRWVAYTSMARPGYESDLRRIVLHDLESGEDQCLSCDLDRSAGGLTWSLDGRYLYFTAYDKEAAALYRIRVKDGRLERLLRAGSISDLAPLPDGRLLLTLSSSRMPSEVFLCDPEKLKENPERWEDDLAVCVDGRYGSPFPEMAPIKTTSLLQQITFHNYDKLQYLEMTPPEHFHFKGALSDTIHGFIVMPPDASLRQPGAIPLVLVFHGGPQWAYHDFWLGSYNFQMIAAQGYAVATINFHGSAGFGIDFQDAIRGHWGDIPGQDIRLGLDYILEHYGNIDPYRIAAIGRSYGGYIVNWLNGQTDRFSCFVSHSGSFDETAGWGTTDELWFPEWEFSGPPWVQPETYRANSSSSFAHRMRTPTLIIHGQRDYRVDLSDGLQTYSTLKRQGIDARFLTFPDEGHHILHPKSWLLMWDEIFGWLDRYLR; this is encoded by the coding sequence ATGATTCAAGGCACCCACGAGGAACGGCGGACTTTCTGGCAGGCGAGACGGCCCGGAGAGCTTTGTATTCCTCATTTCCACAGGCCCCATGATCTCATCGCCCTTTTCTTCGCGCCCATTTTCCTCCTTTTGGTCCTTGTGGTGCCCATGAAGGGCGGGGCCCTGCCCCCCCCCGGCATCCCAGATCCAGAGGGTTTAACAAACCCATCACTCCTCACCCCTTATCATCTCATCTGCATGGATCGCGTGGGTTCCCCATCCGTCGATCTTGGTGGAACCCGCGTTCTCTATCCCGTCACCCGGTACCACCCGGAAGAGTCGGCACGTAAAACACAAATATGGTTGCTCGATCTCGAGACCGGCACCACACGCCAGATGACATTCGGATCTTCCGCCACATCCCCATGTTGGTCTTCTGAAGGCGATACATTCTATTTCCTTCGCGACAGCCAGGTTTGGAGGCTTTCGCTCCAAGGAGGGGAAGCCGAGCCGGTCACAAGTATTCCCGGCGGGATCGACGGTTTCTTGTTAAATCCAAGCACGGATCACCCGCAACGATGGAGCATCGCTTTCAGCCGGCGCGTCGATCCCCTGTGTCCCCCTTGTGATTGGGGTTGCAGCCATGAGTCCGTAACAAAATGGGAGGCGCGTCCCGGGCTCGTGAGTGAGCAATTTCCACTGCGCCATTGGTCAAGTTGGCGGGACTCGCTTCGAAGCCATGTCTTTATCGGGGACCCGACGACGGATCATTGGACCGATCTAACCCCGGGATTCCCCGATTGCCCGCCGATAGCTCTTGCGGAAGGCCTCTCCTATAGCGTGTCGCCGGATGGGGAATGGATGGTCGTCATCCGGAATATGGACGGACATGAAGCCCTCAGCACCAACAATGATCTTTTCCTGCTGAATCTGCGGAAAGCCGAAAGACTTGCCCGGCGGCGACAATCAACCTGGGATGCCGCGGATCTTCTCACCCGCGGTCTGAGCGAGGGCGGCGGCAATGATGATCACCCGACCTTCTCGCCGGGGGGCCGATGGGTCGCCTACACATCGATGGCGCGCCCGGGGTATGAATCGGATCTGCGGCGGATCGTCTTGCACGATCTTGAATCGGGTGAGGATCAATGTCTTTCCTGCGATCTTGACCGCTCCGCCGGCGGCCTAACTTGGAGTCTTGACGGTCGGTACCTCTACTTCACTGCGTATGACAAAGAGGCGGCGGCGCTTTATCGTATCAGGGTCAAAGACGGCCGGCTGGAGAGGTTGCTTCGCGCCGGTTCCATCAGCGATCTCGCCCCACTACCCGACGGAAGGCTCCTGTTGACCCTCTCCTCATCACGAATGCCCAGTGAGGTTTTTCTCTGCGATCCAGAAAAGCTGAAGGAGAACCCGGAACGTTGGGAGGATGATCTCGCTGTTTGCGTCGATGGGCGTTATGGATCCCCCTTCCCCGAGATGGCGCCGATAAAGACAACGTCACTGCTTCAACAAATCACCTTTCACAATTACGATAAACTGCAATATCTGGAGATGACTCCGCCGGAACATTTCCATTTTAAAGGCGCTTTATCGGATACGATCCACGGATTTATCGTGATGCCTCCGGACGCGTCACTGCGGCAGCCCGGGGCCATCCCATTGGTGCTCGTCTTTCATGGAGGACCTCAATGGGCTTATCACGATTTCTGGCTGGGGAGTTATAACTTCCAAATGATCGCCGCGCAGGGTTATGCCGTGGCGACAATAAATTTCCATGGAAGCGCCGGATTCGGCATCGATTTCCAGGATGCCATCCGCGGCCATTGGGGTGATATTCCCGGGCAGGACATCCGGCTGGGGCTGGATTATATTCTTGAACATTATGGCAATATTGATCCCTACCGGATCGCCGCGATCGGCCGGTCCTACGGCGGGTATATCGTCAACTGGCTCAATGGCCAAACCGATAGGTTCTCTTGTTTTGTTTCCCACTCCGGCTCTTTCGACGAGACGGCGGGTTGGGGGACGACCGACGAGTTATGGTTTCCCGAGTGGGAATTTTCCGGGCCGCCATGGGTTCAGCCGGAAACGTACAGGGCCAACTCGTCTTCCAGCTTCGCTCACCGGATGCGGACACCGACTTTGATCATCCACGGCCAGCGCGATTACCGGGTTGATTTGAGTGACGGCCTTCAAACCTATTCGACCCTCAAGAGGCAGGGCATTGATGCCAGATTTTTAACATTCCCGGATGAAGGGCATCATATCCTCCATCCGAAATCGTGGTTGCTCATGTGGGATGAAATCTTTGGATGGCTGGATCGCTATCTTCGATAG
- a CDS encoding HDOD domain-containing protein → MMIHIDTLIETANRLEPLPSSLTRLATLVADDDSDIREIVDVVSFDQALTLRLLKVANSAFSASIMEITNVRAAVLRLGKGMVLSIAMGTAVKGSLSRALPQYGLSQGDLWLHSVTAALAAETMGKFCKATISPAAFTAALLHDIGKLVVAGFLTPDIQSYLDRAMREGCLTRMQAERELLEVHHGELGGLIAQNWELPESIVKGISYHHTPEEDYNEETKPTCYSVHLANWIAKYIDLEEPPEDFWPAEVHVSREFLGMTEESLKSVCELVAQKRKDMPERY, encoded by the coding sequence ATGATGATACACATTGATACATTGATCGAAACGGCCAATCGGCTGGAGCCCCTTCCGTCGAGTTTGACGCGTCTTGCCACACTGGTGGCGGATGACGATTCGGATATTCGTGAAATCGTAGATGTCGTGTCGTTTGACCAAGCCTTGACGCTTCGGTTGCTGAAAGTCGCGAACTCGGCTTTCAGCGCATCGATCATGGAAATCACAAATGTGAGAGCCGCCGTCCTGCGATTGGGCAAGGGGATGGTTCTTTCGATTGCCATGGGAACGGCTGTCAAGGGATCTCTCAGCAGGGCATTGCCTCAGTACGGTCTTTCGCAGGGGGATTTGTGGCTTCACTCGGTGACGGCGGCGCTGGCGGCAGAAACGATGGGGAAATTTTGTAAAGCGACGATCTCACCCGCGGCCTTCACCGCCGCCCTATTGCATGATATCGGAAAATTGGTTGTCGCCGGATTTCTTACACCCGACATTCAATCCTATCTTGATCGCGCCATGCGGGAAGGCTGCTTAACCCGGATGCAGGCTGAGAGAGAGCTTCTCGAGGTTCACCATGGCGAGCTGGGCGGTCTGATTGCTCAAAATTGGGAACTTCCGGAGAGTATTGTCAAGGGCATCTCATATCATCACACTCCTGAAGAAGATTATAACGAAGAGACAAAGCCGACCTGTTATTCAGTACATCTCGCGAACTGGATTGCGAAGTATATTGATCTCGAAGAGCCGCCTGAAGATTTTTGGCCCGCAGAGGTTCATGTCAGCCGGGAGTTTCTTGGCATGACGGAAGAATCTTTGAAGTCGGTCTGCGAATTAGTGGCGCAAAAACGCAAGGATATGCCCGAACGATACTGA
- a CDS encoding agmatine deiminase family protein has translation MQQSGKQQRQGPLFSLIILFLGIISLLASPAMAGDGRYQPTDEAHSLPIYMTDEELGRIDEIGIGHRSTDPPPQTPRNCAEWEPLEGVLIRYPLGLPYDLISDFADHFTVYCLVSSGSYSSAVSSFTANGVNMANVEFLIINTDSIWTRDYGPWFVFDGNGDRAVVDHIYNRPRPNDDAVNWQLGPIWGIEVYGHDLHHTGGNYMTDGHGISFSTDLVWNENTGLSHSQIDGIMEEYLGIHTYNVVPDVASTGIHHIDCWAKLLNEETIMVKEVPPTHGDYPECEANAAYLATLTNCYGRPYNVVRIYCPTYSGSSVCAYTNSLILEDRVYVPMFGSQYDDDAIATYEAAMPGYTVLGYDGSWYSDDAIHCRGKGIMDDGMLYVDHNPLQEQTYGAGGYNVVALIDDRSETGLVTGEQVVYWRLQGEGAWTTASLTAMAAPDSFETTIPEQPIYSVVEYYISAEDYSGRISTRPWVAPGGYYTFTIEPSSGIPDGAPVMAVTRLAPNPFHPETSLRFDLNRAGSVTLGVYTADGRLVRNLIHRDMPLGEHVISWDGATANGQMAPAGVYFFRLQTEDRMETARGVLIK, from the coding sequence ATGCAGCAGAGCGGAAAACAACAGAGGCAGGGGCCGCTATTCAGTCTTATAATCCTGTTCCTTGGAATAATATCCCTACTCGCGTCCCCTGCCATGGCCGGCGATGGCAGATATCAGCCAACAGATGAGGCCCATTCCCTGCCGATTTATATGACGGATGAGGAGCTGGGGCGAATCGATGAGATTGGCATTGGGCACCGTTCCACCGACCCGCCGCCTCAAACACCGCGCAACTGCGCTGAGTGGGAACCCCTGGAGGGAGTCCTCATCCGCTATCCCCTTGGACTGCCGTATGATCTGATCAGTGACTTCGCCGACCACTTTACCGTCTACTGCCTGGTTTCCTCGGGCTCCTACAGCTCCGCGGTCAGCAGTTTTACCGCCAACGGCGTCAATATGGCCAATGTCGAGTTTCTGATCATAAACACAGACTCCATTTGGACAAGGGATTATGGCCCATGGTTTGTTTTCGATGGAAATGGCGACCGGGCCGTCGTCGATCATATCTACAACCGGCCGCGCCCCAACGATGACGCGGTGAATTGGCAACTGGGTCCGATCTGGGGCATTGAAGTCTATGGTCACGATCTTCATCATACCGGCGGTAATTACATGACCGACGGCCATGGGATTTCATTCTCTACAGATCTGGTCTGGAATGAGAATACGGGTCTGTCACATAGCCAGATCGACGGCATTATGGAAGAGTATCTGGGGATTCACACCTACAACGTTGTGCCGGACGTCGCATCGACGGGCATCCATCATATAGATTGTTGGGCGAAATTACTGAACGAAGAGACGATCATGGTGAAGGAAGTTCCACCGACTCATGGCGATTATCCTGAGTGTGAAGCCAACGCGGCTTATCTCGCCACGTTGACGAACTGCTATGGCAGGCCCTACAACGTTGTTCGTATTTACTGCCCTACGTATAGCGGAAGTTCCGTCTGCGCCTATACCAACTCTCTCATCCTGGAAGACAGGGTCTATGTCCCGATGTTCGGCTCCCAGTATGACGACGATGCGATCGCGACCTATGAAGCGGCGATGCCGGGGTATACCGTCTTGGGGTACGACGGGAGTTGGTATTCAGATGACGCCATCCATTGCCGTGGGAAAGGGATCATGGATGACGGGATGCTCTATGTGGACCACAATCCGCTGCAGGAGCAAACCTATGGCGCGGGGGGGTACAATGTCGTCGCCCTCATCGATGACCGCAGCGAAACGGGGCTTGTCACCGGTGAACAGGTTGTCTACTGGCGTCTCCAAGGCGAGGGCGCCTGGACGACGGCGTCCCTGACGGCGATGGCGGCGCCCGATTCCTTCGAGACGACGATTCCGGAACAGCCGATCTATTCCGTCGTGGAATATTATATCTCCGCCGAAGACTACTCGGGACGGATCTCGACACGACCTTGGGTCGCCCCCGGCGGTTATTATACCTTTACGATTGAACCTTCCTCTGGAATTCCCGATGGGGCGCCGGTAATGGCCGTGACCCGGCTTGCGCCGAATCCCTTTCATCCGGAAACAAGCCTGCGATTCGATCTGAATCGAGCCGGATCGGTTACCCTGGGTGTCTACACCGCCGATGGGAGATTGGTGCGGAACCTTATCCATCGCGACATGCCGCTGGGTGAACACGTCATCAGCTGGGATGGAGCGACAGCCAATGGGCAGATGGCGCCCGCGGGGGTCTATTTCTTCCGGCTTCAGACAGAGGATCGGATGGAGACGGCTCGTGGTGTTTTGATCAAGTAA
- a CDS encoding zf-TFIIB domain-containing protein → MKCPACGLDLRPIATGEITVDVCDGGCGGIWFDRFELDKVDEEHESAGEALLDIPRREGVRIELERKRHCPICDDVIMIQHFMSVKRRVTIDECGGCAGIWLDAGELGMIRELYRTETERRQAADQYFEELFGGDLENIKAESHEKKAKARRFAKALRFLCPSQYIPGKQSWGAF, encoded by the coding sequence ATGAAATGTCCTGCTTGTGGCTTGGATCTCAGACCGATAGCGACCGGAGAGATAACCGTGGATGTCTGTGATGGCGGATGTGGAGGGATTTGGTTTGATCGGTTTGAATTGGACAAAGTTGATGAAGAACACGAGTCGGCCGGGGAAGCCCTATTGGATATTCCGCGAAGAGAAGGGGTACGGATTGAGTTAGAACGCAAACGGCACTGCCCGATTTGCGACGATGTCATCATGATACAGCATTTTATGAGTGTGAAGCGCCGAGTCACTATTGATGAATGTGGCGGCTGCGCTGGAATTTGGTTGGATGCTGGAGAGCTGGGGATGATTCGGGAGCTCTATCGGACGGAAACCGAGAGGAGACAGGCCGCCGATCAATACTTTGAAGAGCTCTTTGGCGGGGATCTTGAGAACATCAAGGCGGAAAGCCATGAGAAAAAAGCGAAAGCGCGCCGGTTTGCCAAGGCCCTGCGCTTCCTCTGCCCCAGCCAATATATCCCGGGAAAGCAATCTTGGGGGGCCTTCTAA
- a CDS encoding OprO/OprP family phosphate-selective porin: MRKLICLVMGGILLSLLAVGPAFAEMEAIKVGKGSLKVGGVLQAGFTYNMEDEDVMKISNSFTLNRVRFLFWGDIVPEKVKYFVQTEGKGGTGVLDYKARFFYIPQTEICIGRFVPNFTWYQPQSTGKLEFINYPWTTTMYAQWRQTGIMSTTTTEYVDFNLGIFNGGDIPNNVTDNNDAKDFLLRADFKVPVEAATVRIGGFGWLGNALPTDVAANPDEETYSMNSFGGFAVADYKMDNDMVLKFRGEFVTGTCEYSTDGTFDNIDETTSQAMFVQGSVMPMPKWEFLARFETYDPNTDMDDDKVTAITGGVNYYLEGINSMFYLNYIHIGEETTDVDNDRVQLQAQILF; encoded by the coding sequence ATGAGAAAACTCATCTGCTTGGTTATGGGTGGGATACTGCTTTCCTTGTTGGCCGTGGGCCCCGCCTTTGCCGAGATGGAAGCAATCAAGGTTGGGAAAGGCTCCCTGAAGGTAGGGGGTGTTCTCCAGGCCGGTTTTACCTACAACATGGAAGATGAGGATGTAATGAAGATATCCAACTCTTTCACGTTGAACCGGGTACGGTTTCTCTTCTGGGGAGACATTGTACCTGAGAAGGTTAAGTATTTCGTCCAAACCGAGGGGAAAGGTGGCACGGGTGTCCTCGATTACAAAGCCCGTTTTTTCTATATTCCACAAACCGAAATCTGTATCGGTCGCTTTGTCCCTAACTTCACCTGGTACCAGCCTCAATCAACCGGAAAGTTGGAGTTCATAAACTATCCGTGGACGACCACGATGTATGCGCAATGGCGGCAGACAGGTATCATGTCCACCACCACCACCGAATATGTCGATTTTAATCTCGGTATCTTCAATGGTGGAGACATCCCCAACAACGTTACAGACAACAACGACGCGAAGGACTTCCTTCTCCGGGCTGATTTCAAGGTTCCTGTCGAGGCGGCCACGGTTCGGATCGGCGGTTTCGGCTGGCTCGGAAACGCCTTGCCGACCGACGTAGCAGCCAACCCGGATGAAGAAACCTACTCAATGAACTCTTTCGGCGGCTTCGCCGTGGCGGACTACAAGATGGACAACGACATGGTCCTCAAGTTCCGCGGCGAGTTTGTGACCGGCACCTGCGAGTACTCCACCGACGGCACCTTTGACAACATCGACGAGACGACATCCCAAGCGATGTTCGTCCAGGGTTCGGTCATGCCGATGCCGAAGTGGGAGTTCCTGGCCCGTTTCGAAACCTATGACCCGAATACCGATATGGATGATGATAAGGTAACCGCCATCACCGGTGGCGTGAACTATTATCTCGAAGGCATCAACTCGATGTTCTATCTCAACTACATTCACATTGGTGAAGAAACCACTGATGTTGATAACGATCGGGTGCAGTTGCAGGCTCAGATCCTCTTTTAA